The genomic region ACTCTCCAAGCCCGTCAATGAGCGGGGCACGTACACGTTGAGTGGAGTAAGAGGAACCCGTAATTGGTACGCCCCCGAGTTGTTGAAATGTCCCCATAACGCACAAGCACAAGCAGCGGAGGGGCACCGAGGCACCATCAAAAGTGATGTTTTTGCTCTAGGCCTCGTCTTCGGTTACCTTCTCCTCAACGGGCAACATCCGTACGGTGGTTCTGAAGATGAAATTCGTAAAAATctaatgaaaacgaaaacgattAAATTCAAGGGTGGTATTCGTTAAATAACAATCACAATAACAAATCGATTATACCTAAACACCGATTTTTTTAACAGGCATTTATCACTTACACTACGCTTATGATTTaatgaagaaaatgttggacCACGAACCCATAAATAGAATTACATCATCCGACGTCGTTAAACAATTGGCATTGAAAAAGTATAAGGTAATCGTAACGACATCTGTAAGCGTTACCTAACGCAAGTCATCCATTCTTAACAATTCATTTCTACATGCAAACTAAACCATTTAGATTGATGGGcaagaaaaggaatttttcaaactgtgTGCGAATGAAAATGTGGCATCGAATCTCAACGAGAAACTTGACGATTTCATTCGAAAGGGAATCAACGTAAATGCAAACGACAAGCACGGGTGCAACGCGCTTCACATTTTGTGCGAAAACAATTCAAAGGAAAACTTAACGGCCGCTATGAAACTTTTGATCCAACGTGGAATTGACATTAATGCAAAGAATGATTGCGGAAACAACGCCCTTCATGTTCTATGCGAGTTCAATTCAAGCGAACATCTTTTGGACGCAATCAAATGTTTGATCCAACACGGAATCAATGCGAATGACAAGAATGCATTTGATGAGAATGCCCTTCATATTTTATGTAGGCACAATTCAAACGTAAACTTGTACAACGCAATCAAACTCCTAGTTGACAGCGGAATCGATGCAAACGATAAAGATGACGACGGCCAGAACGCACTTCATTTAATATGCAAAAACAATTCGAGTGAAAATTTACTCGAAACAACTGAGCTTTTGATCCAGTTAGGGGTAGATGTGAACGCACAGGACGCAGACGAATGGAACGctcttcattatttgtgtaaacATAATTCCAGCGAAAAATTAATGGAAACAATTGAACTCGTAATCCAACACGGAATCGATAAGGCACCTGGTGGTATTGACGCGCTGTCTCTCCTTCGCGACAATGACAGTCAACAAAATGTCGATGACATTATAAACTACTTCCGCACGACCGTCCCGTTGGCTCCCAATGAGATAAACATGGACCAAATTTGATCGACATTTTCCGTCTGGCAATGAATGCCCACTTTACACTTGTCATAAAACAGGGGCTGTAACGTGTTTACATAGACAATACACATGGTTTTAAATCTTGTACCGAGTTTTCCCATTCAGCGATGAACAAACTGCTATAGCATTTCAACTGGTACAACTAGAATAAGACGAACTGATGTCTACACGGAAAAATGTCTCACGCAATTTCTCTTTTAGCTTCCGATTTTGTTTTCCGCACGCCATCCCTTTAGAAACTAAACATCGCCGATTTTACAAGCTGCTCTAATTGATAAACGAACCAGCAGAGGTGAATTCTGGTAAAACGCTGTTGAAACGGATTCCGCTACGATGATTACGTAAACGTTGCGTTGGCGGGTGCAATCGAaatcaaattttgaaaatcctTACCTGAAAACACGACGGAGACGCTCACGGAAAGGACGTGGTAGACTGGGCGTCAACCGATCCGGCACACTTTCGTACTGTTTGGCTTCATTTCttgaaaatagagaaaaatcATCGTGTTTCACATCTTTATTGTCATTCAATAGTTGGTGTAAATTACCTTGCGTTCTCTCCGACACAGTTGTCCGTACTATATACGATTCTCCTCATTAtagccagtttttttttcttttcagctcCAGTAAGTGGCGTGTCAGAAGAACTGCAGCAGACAAGAATTAAATTTCATGAGTCAAAGTTGGATCTATGCCATAGATGAAATAAAATCGACATACCACAGGTGCGGGGCCACAGCTACCAATAATGCGCAAGAGATGCGGCTGAATGGAGCATTCCAGAGGCAATGGGCAggaagtgaaaagaaaaaagaaaagtgcaACGATAGGCTGAATGCGCTCCTTtatttgtgtcgaaacaaaaacacaaaaaattttatcggCGCAATGAAAACACTGATCGAACTGGGAATCGACGTCAACGCAACGAACAGATACGGAGAGAATGCGCTTCACTTTTAGAGCGGTGAAAACTATGCCAGCTCAAACTCATTGGAAGCAATCAGACTATTAATCCAACAGAATATTTGCGTCGTACCCAATGGCAATGACCCACGATCTACTTTACGCAAAAATAATGCAATAAAcaataagaaagaaattctAAAACTCCTCGACGACGCTGCGCTTGCCCAGGGACGGATTTGACAAAGATACTAATCTTGAACGATCACTTGCCCCAAAACATGGCCTAGGGCAGATCGATTCTCCTATTCGTTGTCATGTGTTCGTCATTTTAATcatttaagagaaaaaatgtaTGCGAGATAAAGAACCCTTGCAATAAATCACGTTGAAAAATATGTGGAATCAACATTTAATCCATAGAATTCTGTGAAACTGAAACTCGTCATGCCCCGACCCGACCCTTTCGTGGACCCATTGCAAACTGTACCAAACATTTGTACGTCGTTGCCCTTAGGTGATGAATGCTTCACAAAAGAGGGGTGACGAGAAACAAAAGCTGCAAAGACTATGAGAAACAACATCTGCATGCTTCAGCTAAGAGAGTGAACTGCTATGTTTATCGAAAACAAATACTCGGGACCAACGGTTTTCGTATAAACTCTAGTACGAGGGGAGTGCTATTGCCAACGATTTCATAAAGTAACCATAATTGAATGGAAACGATGTAAACGACTGATACTCGGAAAAGGGCAGggtagtaaaaacaaaattgaaaagaaaacaccagGAATgcaaagctaaaaaaaataataataatttaaaaattaaagcgTTCTTGAATAAACGTTGTGAGAAGAACGAGTAAAcgtaaatgaaaagaaaaatggcataACTCACCAGATATGGGTTTTAAGACTTTTTGGACGTGGCCATCAAACATTCACAAATGTGATTTTGTTCATATCTAGTAGTGATTGGCACCGCCTCTGCAATGGATATCGACTTGTAAACGGAGACGAAGGGAATGAAACAGTggcctaaaacaaaaaatgtcgaaTGTAATCGTCAGCAACTGTTTGTCAGGTGATCAGAAATAATCGTGCCTCAGGGAAACACATTAGACAAATTTAGGTAATACTAACAAAGAAGAGTTTCGTATAGTATATAATGATGAAATTACAAATAGAAACCACCCGCACAAAAATCGACTGCGTCGCACACAAAATTGTTCACTGGCTGTTCACCTCGCGACTGGTTTACGATTCACTCAAAAAATTCGTTTGACGAAATTTAAACTACAAATGTCACTTGTTCTTAAGATCAAATTTCACCTGAAATTTGCACAATCGAAATGGCAGTGGCGTGGCTTACAGCAGATACACGCAGATAAGGAGCTCACAAACCACGTTTCTTTCAAAGTAATAAAggacactaaaaaaaaaatagttcattGGCTGTAACCACAAGATAACGCAGACAAcatctatttcattttcatatcTATAACTCATCAGTTAATagtgaaagaataaaaaatacaaaatatttcGAAAATTACCCAACTGCAAGGGTACGGACATGTCTCCGCAGCAACTTCAGATGGATGAATGTGCGAATTTCAAAATGGCCACCGGGTAGAAGAAGAGAGTAAGGGTTCGCAAGCACGTTGCcatcattttttagtttttttttcaatattagttcttttattatttttgcgtATGTTGatcagtttttttaatttgatgtatttatttgaattttgatttcctttttttttttcttcctcggATATTTTGACAACTTGGCAAACGATACCTTGTGAGTTGTGACAAAGGTTCGTAAAACATGGAATGCGGACATCGAAACAACTGACAGTCGAATCTTACCACTATTATTGCTAACACTGAATTGTAATATAACATtaataaatttacaattttctattattaatACTAATTTGTAATACGTCCAAAGTTCAACTCAGTTTCCATGGCTCTGATAAAATTTACAGAAATTacataaattaaattttcgcgttttctttttatcttctctgttgcttgaaaaaaatttccaaaacaaataaaaaaatttttattaaattttttaaagtttttttttttttaacatatcAGGTAATCTTTGATTTCCTAAAAAGTGCTAGTGTTTGCTGGGCAAGATGTAAACAACATGAATGTGTAACTACAACGAAAATGACCGTGGACCTTTCGGAGACGCAGCAGCAGTCGATCGTTCACAAAAATCCATTCCTAAAcagaaaaatcgttaaaatcCACAACagtttctttcaaaatggTAGCATGAAAAATATGGCCAAAAGTAAAGATAAAACAACCTGGTCACTAGTCCGAAACCACAGCTGCCCATTATCCACTAGAGACGGCTGAATAATGAAGGTGTCCGCACATGTGTACTGTAGCTCTTCACATTCGGATGACGCGATTGCTTCCGTCGCATAGTCCAGGGAATCGGAAATAAATCACGATGAACGCGGAAATAACTGTCTCGATTCTTCCCTAGTAATGTTGGTAATGCCCAATACGGTACTTTGGTCGACCTAGAAAACGTAATTCCAAGTCAACTGAAACATGTTCAACACGAAAGGTATAATAGCACACGCTATACAGATAAGCAATAATTACCGCATTTGATTTTACGTTAGCCTGCCGTGTTGGTGGGTACCAGTCACACTTTTCTTCCTGCGTTCGTCACACAAATCCATTCCTGCATTTAGAAGGCGTTTGAAATTCACAGCAATTCCTTTCAGAAATTGTTTACTAGAAAATACAgagcaaaaacaaagaattaaaaaaacataatttctTCATGCTCAGTTTCCAGCACAAATTTCAATACTAAAAATAAACAGCGATGGCAAAAATATGGATTGCAATTAAAGTGAATGAGATTCACACATACGCAGTTGGTTACATGGCCAGGCAAAAGTACAGGCAATACAAATTTACGCTCCCCGCGGCAAATGATATCGAGAGGATTGCCTAGCGTAATAACAATGATTTAACCAAGTGTAGGCGTGAAGATTCTACTGTAtcaagtgcaaaaaaaaaaaaaaagttcagagtttcttattttctctatCTCGAATCGTTGAGCAAGAGACACATTTCACTACTGATAAACCTGGCCTGTGACGTTGTGCGGTTCGAGATAAAACGAGATATCAACTAAGGGCGTTGGTCATTTGTGTAGATCTAGAAGGGCGCCATCGAAACAACGTCAATCGAAAACTTAACATTGTGGAACTATTCAGTTATACAGTAGTTGGGGAGTATCGAAAATATAGCGGATGATTTGAGTCACGTGTTCGAAGGAAAGTTCGGAGTTCGTGAtgttgaaacgaaaagagTTTCAGTAACATTGTGTtcacaacaataaaaaagaacctgGACGTGGACTGGGAATGCTGGTCACGAGTGCGTTACattttttgcttaaaaaaaaataagaaaaagatgaaatttatgttCGACCACAAAAAAACCATAGGGGAAGGTGCCTTTGGTACGGTatacaaagggaagttatGGTATAGTTCTAGTATGATATTAAAAGGGTACGGAAGTCGTGAAGTGGCAGTAAAAAGAGTTGAACTGCGTCACGtggacaaaagaaaagaagaagcaatgcTTAAGTTAAATCATACAAACATCGTCAGActttttcaatgtgaaaaGGACAACGACTTTAGGTATGACATTTTTATCCTGGTTTAAGATAACAATATGatttcaaatttgatttttttttgttttcgttgccGTGTTAAAGGTACTACGTATTGGAACTATGTGACGCTTCTTTATATCAACTTTTCCTGAAGTCGGAtgatcccaaaaaatacaacggTCGTATGCCACGTGAAATCGAAGTCTTCCATCAATTAGCTACGGGCCTGgcatacatccattcaaagaaATTAATTCATAGAGACATCAAACCGAGCACCATCCTCATTATGCGAAAGCCTGGAAAATATGACGagataataatgaaatggtcTGATTTTGGACTGACCAAATccataaacaaaaagagataTCATTTATGGCCTGGCGTGAGAGAAACCAGTAACTGGTACGCACCCGAAGTGCTGCAAAAACTCATCGAAGGAGAAAGGGCGGAAAACGAAGAGTTTTCGGGCACAGGCGTCAAGAGCGATGTGTTTTGCCTCGGCCTCGTCTTcggttacatttttttaaagggagaaCATCTGTTCGGTTCACGTGACAAAGACATTTACCATAACATAATGGGAAAACATCCGGTGAATATGAAGAGTAATCCCAATTTACTTCCATACTATATTACTCTTCCATTTATGAACACTTGGTTGCTAATACTAGATATTGATGTCGAATTGCGCAAATATTATGAGGATGACTTACTAACGAAAATGTTGGAATAcgatcagaaaaaaagaatgaattcgGCAGAGGTTGTCGAACAACTGGAATCCATCAAGAATAaagtaatattatttttttttgtaagttaGGAAGTAGCAATCCAGACAATCGCAAAATTCTCCAATTTAgttgactgaaaaagaaaaagaatttttcctaCTTTGTGCCGGTGACTCTTCGCCTGATCTAGTTGGAAAAATCAACGACTTCATTCGCCTTGGAGTCGATGTGAAGGCAAAGGACGAtgatggaatgaatgcgcttcatcatttgtgtaaatcaaattcaagcccagaTTTAAtcgacgccattcaactcttaatcccactgggaattgatgtgaatgcaaaagacAATTCGGGAAGGAATGCACTCCATTATTTATGTAGATCAAATTCAAgtccaaatttaattgacgctattcaactcttaatccaactgggaatggatgtgaatgcaaaagaTGGAAGGGGGCAGAATGCGTCCATTTGTTGTGCGagtcaaattcaagcccaaatttaattgacgccattcaactcttaatccaactgggaaatCGTGTCATATCCAAAGACCACAACGCACGAACTTTTTTACTCCGTAACCGTAGGATTAAGAACAAGgacgaaatcctaaaactACTCGACGAAGCACTGTTGTAATCTGAGCTCGCTGCTAGGCGATGCAATGCGCTTTGATGACGGAAAACTAAAATAGGCAACTGTATCCCATTCtgtattcttttatcttttaccgctacaaaattcaaatttcccaCTTTCGTCA from Daphnia carinata strain CSIRO-1 chromosome 6, CSIRO_AGI_Dcar_HiC_V3, whole genome shotgun sequence harbors:
- the LOC130688145 gene encoding uncharacterized protein LOC130688145 — encoded protein: MATSYDGKVPLGQGGYGSVFPGTFEGREVAVKRVEVYRLGNNNEEEILKQLNHPNIVKLFHCEVDANFKYFYLERCAASLDQVFLHPDDPKKYKGPKLPYHYRIFSQLASGLEHIHSKNVTHRDIKPENVLIFVDSTDQCDEPIIKWADFGLSKPVNERGTYTLSGVRGTRNWYAPELLKCPHNAQAQAAEGHRGTIKSDVFALGLVFGYLLLNGQHPYGGSEDEIRKNLMKTKTIKFKGIYHLHYAYDLMKKMLDHEPINRITSSDVVKQLALKKYKIDGQEKEFFKLCANENVASNLNEKLDDFIRKGINVNANDKHGCNALHILCENNSKENLTAAMKLLIQRGIDINAKNDCGNNALHVLCEFNSSEHLLDAIKCLIQHGINANDKNAFDENALHILCRHNSNVNLYNAIKLLVDSGIDANDKDDDGQNALHLICKNNSSENLLETTELLIQLGVDVNAQDADEWNALHYLCKHNSSEKLMETIELVIQHGIDKAPGGIDALSLLRDNDSQQNVDDIINYFRTTVPLAPNEINMDQI
- the LOC130688156 gene encoding serine/threonine-protein kinase/endoribonuclease IRE1-like isoform X2; the protein is MKFMFDHKKTIGEGAFGTVYKGKLWYSSSMILKGYGSREVAVKRVELRHVDKRKEEAMLKLNHTNIVRLFQCEKDNDFRYYVLELCDASLYQLFLKSDDPKKYNGRMPREIEVFHQLATGLAYIHSKKLIHRDIKPSTILIMRKPGKYDEIIMKWSDFGLTKSINKKRYHLWPGVRETSNWYAPEVLQKLIEGERAENEEFSGTGVKSDVFCLGLVFGYIFLKGEHLFGSRDKDIYHNIMGKHPVNMKNIDVELRKYYEDDLLTKMLEYDQKKRMNSAEVVEQLESIKNKLTEKEKEFFLLCAGDSSPDLVGKINDFIRLGVDVKAKDDDGMNALHHLCKSNSSPDLIDAIQLLIPLGIDVNAKDNSGRNALHYLCRSNSSPNLIDAIQLLIQLGMDVNAKDGRGQNASICCASQIQAQI
- the LOC130688156 gene encoding uncharacterized protein LOC130688156 isoform X1, giving the protein MKFMFDHKKTIGEGAFGTVYKGKLWYSSSMILKGYGSREVAVKRVELRHVDKRKEEAMLKLNHTNIVRLFQCEKDNDFRYYVLELCDASLYQLFLKSDDPKKYNGRMPREIEVFHQLATGLAYIHSKKLIHRDIKPSTILIMRKPGKYDEIIMKWSDFGLTKSINKKRYHLWPGVRETSNWYAPEVLQKLIEGERAENEEFSGTGVKSDVFCLGLVFGYIFLKGEHLFGSRDKDIYHNIMGKHPVNMKSNPNLLPYYITLPFMNTWLLILDIDVELRKYYEDDLLTKMLEYDQKKRMNSAEVVEQLESIKNKLTEKEKEFFLLCAGDSSPDLVGKINDFIRLGVDVKAKDDDGMNALHHLCKSNSSPDLIDAIQLLIPLGIDVNAKDNSGRNALHYLCRSNSSPNLIDAIQLLIQLGMDVNAKDGRGQNASICCASQIQAQI
- the LOC130688156 gene encoding uncharacterized protein LOC130688156 isoform X3 gives rise to the protein MPREIEVFHQLATGLAYIHSKKLIHRDIKPSTILIMRKPGKYDEIIMKWSDFGLTKSINKKRYHLWPGVRETSNWYAPEVLQKLIEGERAENEEFSGTGVKSDVFCLGLVFGYIFLKGEHLFGSRDKDIYHNIMGKHPVNMKSNPNLLPYYITLPFMNTWLLILDIDVELRKYYEDDLLTKMLEYDQKKRMNSAEVVEQLESIKNKLTEKEKEFFLLCAGDSSPDLVGKINDFIRLGVDVKAKDDDGMNALHHLCKSNSSPDLIDAIQLLIPLGIDVNAKDNSGRNALHYLCRSNSSPNLIDAIQLLIQLGMDVNAKDGRGQNASICCASQIQAQI